In a genomic window of Myxococcales bacterium:
- a CDS encoding efflux RND transporter periplasmic adaptor subunit, with protein sequence MSRFSLILALAAVAGGCSQKSSAEAKAKAVEAPVKLALVTVEEGPAPVRLTLTGMVAAEESSDVASSVPGRVVAVLVERGAEVKFGDPLVRLDASSASLSAQSVRAQLAAAQAQERLAADECKRAQALLDKGAITRSQYDREITNCTAAAQTVAATKAQLGLVSKSISDGVVRAPFAGRVDGRWVSPGEFVAPGMRLVTLVDDDPLKVEMSVPEAYVPKVELKQAIEVRALAFPDASFPGTVTRIGAEIGRMTRSLTVEAVLAPGSSLTPGMFAEVTITVDHAPMAIVPAAALVKRGTTWRLFAVVNGRLEERVVQRGPELPGDKVALIRGAVAGEQVASPIVDAQGAILDRVVDGVAVTQ encoded by the coding sequence ATGTCCCGTTTCTCGCTCATCCTCGCGCTCGCCGCCGTCGCTGGCGGGTGCTCGCAGAAGTCGTCGGCCGAGGCCAAGGCCAAGGCCGTGGAGGCCCCGGTCAAGCTCGCGCTGGTCACGGTCGAGGAGGGGCCCGCGCCCGTGCGCCTGACCCTGACCGGCATGGTCGCGGCCGAGGAGTCGTCGGACGTCGCGTCGAGCGTGCCCGGCCGCGTGGTCGCGGTGCTGGTCGAGCGCGGCGCCGAGGTCAAGTTCGGCGATCCGCTGGTGCGGCTCGACGCCTCGAGCGCGTCGCTGTCGGCGCAGTCGGTCCGGGCCCAGCTGGCCGCGGCCCAGGCCCAGGAGCGGCTGGCCGCCGACGAGTGCAAGCGGGCCCAGGCGCTGCTCGACAAGGGCGCCATCACCCGATCCCAGTACGACCGCGAGATCACCAACTGCACCGCCGCGGCCCAGACCGTCGCGGCGACCAAGGCCCAGCTCGGGCTGGTGTCGAAGTCGATCTCCGACGGCGTGGTCCGCGCGCCGTTCGCCGGGCGGGTCGACGGCCGCTGGGTGTCCCCGGGCGAGTTCGTCGCGCCCGGCATGCGCCTGGTGACCCTGGTCGACGACGATCCGCTGAAGGTCGAGATGTCCGTGCCCGAGGCCTACGTGCCGAAGGTCGAGCTCAAGCAGGCGATCGAGGTGCGGGCGCTGGCGTTCCCCGACGCCAGCTTCCCGGGCACCGTGACCCGCATCGGCGCCGAGATCGGCCGCATGACCCGATCGTTGACGGTCGAGGCGGTGCTGGCGCCAGGCTCGTCGCTCACGCCCGGCATGTTCGCGGAGGTGACGATCACGGTCGACCACGCGCCGATGGCGATCGTGCCGGCCGCGGCGCTGGTCAAGCGCGGCACCACCTGGCGCCTGTTCGCGGTCGTCAACGGACGCCTCGAGGAGCGCGTCGTCCAGCGCGGCCCCGAGCTGCCCGGCGACAAGGTCGCGTTGATCCGCGGCGCCGTCGCCGGCGAGCAGGTCGCCAGCCCCATCGTCGACGCCCAGGGCGCCATCCTCGACCGCGTCGTCGACGGCGTCGCGGTCACGCAGTAG
- a CDS encoding efflux RND transporter permease subunit, protein MDFLSRISVRRPVFATVLMLTIVVVGAVGYRSLGVDKFPRIDFPMVVITTVYPGASPASVETDVTDKIEAAVNTVSGVETLSSISSEGASVVITQFALEKDPDVAAQEIRDRIATIRDLPTSIRAPQIQKADPDASPVLMLSIKGDLPVAALTRIAEDKVKARLERVGGVGMVRVVGGQKRRIEVALDPIRLAGTKVTALEVVRALSVCLPSLPAGRFERGPDNATMRIECRGAGASAIGDLVVRQVGANPIRVRDVADVNDTIAELESAAVRDGAPAILLAVRKQSGSNTVAVVDAAKAAVAEIADALPAGVTLEVVRDNSEVIRTSADQVTEHLILGAILAAVVVLVFLGSLRSTIIAAVSIPISIIGTFALMNLAGFTLNLMTLLALALAVGIVIDDAIVVLENIYRHIDEHGEKPFPAAVKATKEISLAVLATTLSLMAVFLPVAFMDGIVGRFLKSFGLTMAFAIAVSMLVSFTITPMMAARMLPLPPPPGAQRTRSVLERVIDGGYKPIERGYTRILTFVLGHWWMKLAIVLLSVGAIMASGPLGKKAGFGFLPENDEAHFEIYVKTREGSGVDATTVVAERLARAARAIPEVTHTLTTVADNDQKISNVASVYVRLTDPVARSRSQSLIMEQVRKEVLPLAPADAKVSVELVNDFSLGGQRNSMIQYLITGPDLDRLQVYAERILTKMHKVPGVVDLDSSMPAPLPETTLQPHLDHAAALGVDPGDLTSTLGILMGGVEAPGDEELGSRYVVMVRANERFRTDPSLLGLITVPSGTLGLVPLTDVVTQSDGTGPSQITRTARAKSITIISNVAPGYSEGAVVAALDEAIKDLNLPPGYSAGPFGRSKEMAKTGKAFMFAFLLSFVFMYLVLAAQFESWLHPLTIMLALPLTMPFAFLSVVLFKGQLNIFSMLGLLVLFGVVKKNSILQIDHAIQLRAKGLGRDAAIIAAARDRLRPILMTTFAFVAGMMPLVVSKGIGAGFSKAIAGIVVGGQTFSLVLTLIAIPVFYALFDSLAVYGGRARRWVTHSVLRFPPPADRGRAEIEPPGDAPTAHG, encoded by the coding sequence ATGGACTTCCTCTCCCGCATCTCGGTCCGCCGCCCGGTGTTCGCCACCGTGCTGATGCTGACCATCGTCGTGGTCGGCGCCGTCGGCTATCGCAGCCTCGGCGTCGACAAGTTCCCGCGCATCGACTTCCCGATGGTGGTGATCACCACCGTCTACCCGGGCGCGTCGCCGGCCTCGGTCGAGACCGACGTCACCGACAAGATCGAGGCCGCGGTCAACACCGTGTCCGGCGTCGAGACCCTGTCGTCGATCTCGTCCGAGGGCGCGTCGGTGGTGATCACGCAGTTCGCCCTCGAGAAGGATCCCGACGTCGCGGCTCAGGAGATCCGCGATCGGATCGCGACCATCCGCGACCTGCCGACGTCGATCCGGGCGCCCCAGATCCAGAAGGCCGACCCCGACGCGTCGCCGGTGCTGATGCTGTCGATCAAGGGCGACCTGCCGGTCGCCGCGCTGACCCGCATCGCCGAGGACAAGGTCAAGGCCCGGCTCGAGCGGGTCGGCGGCGTCGGCATGGTCCGCGTCGTCGGCGGCCAGAAGCGCCGCATCGAGGTCGCGCTCGACCCGATCCGGCTGGCCGGGACCAAGGTCACCGCGCTCGAGGTGGTCCGGGCGCTGTCGGTGTGCCTCCCGAGCCTGCCGGCCGGCCGGTTCGAGCGCGGCCCCGACAACGCGACGATGCGCATCGAGTGCCGCGGCGCCGGCGCCAGCGCGATCGGCGACCTGGTCGTCCGCCAGGTGGGCGCCAACCCGATCCGGGTGCGCGACGTCGCCGACGTCAACGACACGATCGCCGAGCTCGAGAGCGCCGCGGTCCGCGACGGCGCCCCCGCCATCCTGCTGGCGGTCCGCAAGCAGTCGGGCTCGAACACGGTCGCGGTGGTCGACGCCGCCAAGGCCGCGGTGGCCGAGATCGCCGACGCGCTGCCGGCCGGGGTCACGCTCGAGGTCGTGCGCGACAACTCCGAGGTCATCCGGACCTCGGCCGACCAGGTCACCGAGCACCTGATCCTCGGCGCGATCCTGGCCGCGGTGGTCGTGCTGGTGTTCCTGGGCAGCCTGCGGTCGACGATCATCGCCGCGGTCTCGATCCCGATCTCGATCATCGGCACGTTCGCGCTGATGAACCTGGCCGGGTTCACGCTCAACCTGATGACGCTCCTGGCGCTGGCGCTGGCGGTCGGCATCGTCATCGACGACGCGATCGTCGTGCTCGAGAACATCTACCGCCACATCGACGAGCACGGCGAGAAGCCGTTCCCGGCGGCGGTCAAGGCCACCAAGGAGATCAGCCTGGCCGTGCTCGCGACGACGCTGTCGCTGATGGCGGTGTTCCTGCCGGTGGCGTTCATGGACGGCATCGTCGGCCGGTTCCTCAAGAGTTTCGGCCTGACGATGGCGTTCGCGATCGCGGTGTCGATGCTGGTGTCCTTCACGATCACGCCGATGATGGCCGCGCGCATGCTGCCGTTGCCGCCGCCGCCCGGCGCGCAGCGCACGCGCTCGGTCCTCGAGCGGGTCATCGACGGCGGCTACAAGCCGATCGAGCGCGGCTACACCCGCATCCTGACGTTCGTCCTGGGCCACTGGTGGATGAAGCTGGCGATCGTGCTCCTGTCGGTCGGCGCGATCATGGCCTCCGGCCCGCTCGGCAAGAAGGCCGGGTTCGGGTTCCTGCCCGAGAACGACGAGGCCCACTTCGAGATCTACGTCAAGACCCGCGAGGGCTCGGGCGTCGACGCCACGACCGTGGTCGCCGAGCGCCTGGCCCGGGCCGCGCGCGCGATCCCCGAGGTCACGCACACGCTCACGACCGTGGCCGACAACGACCAGAAGATCTCGAACGTCGCCAGCGTCTACGTGCGCCTGACCGACCCGGTCGCGCGGTCCCGCAGCCAGAGCCTGATCATGGAGCAGGTGCGCAAGGAGGTGCTGCCGCTGGCCCCGGCCGACGCCAAGGTCTCGGTCGAGCTGGTCAACGACTTCTCGCTCGGCGGCCAGCGCAACTCGATGATCCAGTACCTGATCACCGGGCCGGACCTCGATCGGCTGCAGGTCTACGCCGAGCGCATCCTGACCAAGATGCACAAGGTGCCGGGCGTGGTCGACCTGGACTCGAGCATGCCGGCGCCGCTGCCCGAGACCACGCTCCAGCCCCACCTCGACCACGCCGCCGCGCTCGGCGTCGATCCCGGTGACCTGACGTCGACCCTCGGGATCCTGATGGGCGGCGTCGAGGCGCCCGGCGACGAGGAGCTGGGCAGCCGCTACGTCGTCATGGTGCGCGCCAACGAGCGCTTCCGGACCGACCCGTCGCTGCTCGGGCTGATCACGGTGCCGTCGGGCACGCTCGGGCTGGTGCCGCTGACCGACGTCGTCACCCAGTCCGACGGCACCGGCCCGTCGCAGATCACCCGGACCGCCCGCGCCAAGAGCATCACGATCATCTCCAACGTCGCGCCCGGCTACTCCGAGGGCGCGGTCGTCGCCGCCCTCGACGAGGCCATCAAGGACCTGAACCTGCCGCCCGGCTACTCGGCCGGCCCGTTCGGGCGCTCGAAGGAGATGGCCAAGACCGGCAAGGCGTTCATGTTCGCCTTCCTCCTGTCGTTCGTCTTCATGTACCTGGTGCTCGCGGCCCAGTTCGAGTCGTGGCTGCACCCGCTGACGATCATGCTGGCGCTGCCGCTGACGATGCCGTTCGCGTTCCTGTCGGTCGTGCTGTTCAAGGGCCAGCTCAACATCTTCTCGATGCTGGGCCTCCTGGTCCTGTTCGGCGTGGTCAAGAAGAACTCGATCTTGCAGATCGACCACGCGATCCAGCTCCGCGCCAAGGGCCTGGGCCGCGACGCGGCGATCATCGCCGCGGCCCGCGATCGGTTGCGCCCGATCCTGATGACCACGTTCGCGTTCGTCGCCGGCATGATGCCGCTGGTCGTGTCCAAGGGCATCGGCGCCGGCTTCTCGAAGGCCATCGCCGGCATCGTGGTCGGCGGCCAGACCTTCTCGCTGGTGCTGACGCTGATCGCGATCCCGGTGTTCTACGCGCTGTTCGACAGCCTCGCGGTCTACGGCGGGCGCGCCCGCCGCTGGGTGACCCACAGCGTGCTGCGGTTCCCGCCCCCGGCCGACCGCGGCCGAGCCGAGATCGAGCCGCCGGGCGATGCCCCCACCGCCCATGGGTGA
- a CDS encoding serine/threonine protein kinase — protein sequence MIRHLASGGMAEIYLARDGADTVVVKVISRDRGHDKKFIQMFLDEARVAATLHHPNIAGMLEVGRQDDTYFLAMEFVDGDTARALLERAVAARFRIPLPVCLHIVTAVAAGLHHAHERKTATGDALQIVHRDVTPSNIMVAWNGEVKLLDFGIAQANNRAAETQSGTIKGKFAYMSPEQCRGKGIDRRTDVFALGIVLYELTTQRRAFRTDSDFATMDRIVNGRIDRPTSFDPTYPRELEDILMTALATEIADRYPTAEALRAALVAYAQRTGAVATLAEVAACMAQVFHGAASPPHEVESTASDIDVEIRVGGAGADDRDLDATDHDDAASTLPRLTAAELAASASSAQLAPSMTGPMPVMPPVRPSGSVDVPALDPILSTGSTPRPAPVHATGPQPQVARAHVTGPTPRIPVDEWNAPMKTILGTGPTSVNRSAAQPALTDSGRRPRPVLPEPVALPLETITPPAEPTHIRRRQRRGLTLALIAVVVVAAVATAVVLLGAGRTATSVAPAAAPTAPR from the coding sequence GTGATCCGCCACCTCGCCAGCGGCGGCATGGCCGAGATCTACCTGGCGCGCGACGGCGCCGACACCGTGGTCGTGAAGGTGATCTCGCGCGATCGCGGGCACGACAAGAAGTTCATCCAGATGTTCCTGGACGAGGCCCGGGTCGCGGCCACGCTCCACCACCCCAACATCGCCGGGATGCTCGAGGTCGGACGCCAGGACGACACCTACTTCCTGGCGATGGAGTTCGTCGACGGCGACACCGCTCGGGCGCTGCTCGAGCGCGCGGTCGCGGCGCGGTTCCGGATCCCCCTGCCGGTGTGCCTGCACATCGTGACGGCGGTCGCGGCCGGGCTGCACCACGCCCACGAGCGCAAGACCGCGACCGGCGACGCGCTGCAGATCGTCCACCGCGACGTGACCCCCTCCAACATCATGGTCGCGTGGAACGGCGAGGTGAAGCTGCTCGACTTCGGCATCGCCCAGGCCAACAACCGCGCGGCCGAGACCCAGTCCGGAACGATCAAGGGCAAGTTCGCCTACATGTCTCCGGAGCAGTGCCGGGGCAAGGGCATCGATCGCCGCACCGACGTGTTCGCGCTCGGCATCGTCCTGTACGAGCTGACCACGCAGCGGCGCGCGTTCCGCACCGACAGCGACTTCGCCACGATGGATCGCATCGTCAACGGCCGGATCGACCGTCCGACCTCGTTCGACCCGACGTATCCGCGCGAGCTCGAGGACATCCTGATGACCGCGCTGGCGACCGAGATCGCGGACCGCTACCCCACCGCCGAGGCGCTGCGCGCCGCGCTCGTGGCCTACGCCCAGCGCACCGGCGCGGTGGCGACCCTGGCCGAGGTCGCGGCCTGCATGGCCCAGGTGTTCCACGGCGCCGCCAGCCCGCCGCACGAGGTCGAGAGCACGGCGTCGGACATCGACGTCGAGATCCGGGTCGGCGGCGCGGGCGCGGACGACCGCGATCTCGACGCGACCGATCACGACGACGCCGCCAGCACGCTGCCACGCCTGACCGCGGCGGAGCTGGCGGCGTCGGCTTCGAGCGCGCAGCTGGCCCCGTCCATGACCGGGCCGATGCCGGTGATGCCGCCGGTGCGCCCGTCGGGGTCGGTCGACGTGCCGGCGCTCGATCCGATCCTGAGCACCGGCTCGACGCCGCGCCCGGCGCCGGTCCACGCCACCGGCCCGCAGCCCCAGGTCGCCCGTGCCCACGTGACCGGCCCGACGCCGCGCATCCCGGTCGACGAGTGGAACGCGCCGATGAAGACGATCCTCGGCACCGGCCCGACGAGCGTCAACCGCAGCGCGGCCCAGCCCGCGCTGACCGACTCGGGCCGACGGCCGCGGCCGGTCCTGCCCGAGCCCGTGGCGCTGCCCCTCGAGACCATCACGCCGCCGGCCGAGCCGACCCACATCCGCCGGCGGCAGCGCCGCGGCTTGACCCTGGCGCTGATCGCCGTGGTCGTGGTCGCCGCGGTCGCGACCGCGGTGGTGCTCCTCGGCGCCGGCCGCACCGCGACCAGCGTCGCGCCCGCCGCCGCCCCGACCGCGCCCCGCTGA
- a CDS encoding NAD(P)H-dependent oxidoreductase yields MTKLLGIAGSIRRGSHNRALLAAVGAHLPEGATLTIFGRLAELPTFDPDGPDPEAVTAWKAAIAAADGLVIATPEYNYSVPGVLKNAIDWASRPSPTSPLRGKPVGLVSAAAGMSGGMRAQYHLRQILVYTDSPAMLQPEVFVARPQDRFTDGVLTDAPTQAHLRSYGAALVAWVERFRRTA; encoded by the coding sequence GTGACCAAGCTCCTCGGCATCGCTGGCAGTATCCGTCGCGGATCCCACAACCGCGCCCTCCTCGCCGCGGTCGGCGCCCACCTGCCCGAGGGCGCCACGCTGACCATCTTCGGGCGCCTGGCCGAGCTCCCGACCTTCGACCCCGACGGCCCCGACCCCGAGGCCGTGACGGCGTGGAAGGCGGCGATCGCGGCGGCCGACGGCCTGGTGATCGCGACGCCCGAGTACAACTACAGCGTGCCCGGCGTGCTCAAGAACGCGATCGACTGGGCCTCGCGCCCGTCGCCGACCTCGCCCTTGCGCGGCAAGCCCGTCGGTCTGGTCAGCGCCGCCGCCGGCATGAGCGGCGGCATGCGCGCGCAGTACCACCTGCGCCAGATCCTGGTGTACACGGACTCACCGGCGATGCTCCAGCCCGAGGTGTTCGTGGCCCGGCCCCAGGACCGCTTCACCGACGGCGTGCTCACCGACGCGCCCACCCAGGCCCACCTGCGCAGCTACGGCGCCGCGCTGGTGGCGTGGGTCGAGCGGTTCCGCCGCACCGCGTGA
- the msrA gene encoding peptide-methionine (S)-S-oxide reductase MsrA: MRFTNPAKLRLPGPGEALPGRAHAIAVAPSHAVLGNPMTPPFPAGVATAMFGLGCFWGAERVFWQTPGVWTTAVGYAGGPTPNPTYEEVCSGRTGHNEVVLVGYEPARVDYARLVQLFFDSHDPTQGMRQGNDVGTQYRSGIYAFDAAQRAAAEAARAAFGPRLAAAGWDAITTEIIDAPPFYFAEDYHQQYLHKNPRGYCGLGGTGVACPIGTGVA, from the coding sequence ATGCGGTTCACCAACCCAGCCAAGCTGCGCTTGCCCGGTCCGGGCGAGGCCCTCCCCGGTCGCGCCCACGCCATCGCGGTCGCGCCCAGCCACGCCGTCCTCGGCAACCCGATGACGCCGCCCTTCCCCGCCGGCGTCGCGACCGCGATGTTCGGCCTCGGCTGCTTCTGGGGCGCCGAGCGCGTGTTCTGGCAGACCCCCGGCGTGTGGACGACCGCGGTCGGCTACGCCGGTGGCCCCACGCCCAACCCGACCTACGAAGAGGTGTGCTCGGGCCGGACCGGCCACAACGAGGTCGTGCTGGTCGGCTACGAGCCGGCGCGCGTCGACTACGCGCGGCTCGTGCAGCTGTTCTTCGACAGCCACGACCCGACCCAGGGCATGCGCCAGGGCAACGACGTCGGCACCCAGTACCGCTCGGGCATCTACGCCTTCGACGCCGCGCAGCGGGCCGCGGCCGAGGCCGCCCGGGCCGCGTTCGGGCCCCGGCTGGCGGCCGCGGGCTGGGACGCGATCACGACCGAGATCATCGACGCGCCGCCGTTCTACTTCGCCGAGGACTACCACCAGCAGTACCTGCACAAGAACCCGCGCGGCTACTGCGGGCTCGGCGGCACCGGCGTCGCGTGTCCGATCGGCACCGGCGTGGCCTGA
- a CDS encoding DUF4177 domain-containing protein — protein sequence MTPPLTYKFVEVAPVTAETLEHAVNTTVAEGWVLDGVRFVMTEASKRPAMAFVSFVRPTDATG from the coding sequence ATGACGCCCCCGCTCACCTACAAGTTCGTCGAGGTGGCCCCGGTCACCGCCGAGACCCTCGAGCACGCCGTCAACACCACGGTCGCCGAGGGCTGGGTCCTCGACGGCGTCCGCTTCGTCATGACCGAGGCGTCGAAGCGCCCGGCGATGGCGTTCGTGAGCTTCGTGCGGCCGACCGACGCTACGGGCTGA